The Streptomyces sp. NBC_00691 genome has a segment encoding these proteins:
- a CDS encoding DUF192 domain-containing protein — MGKWADGTGTLATDTVREVPLEVAASYRARRRGLLGRDGVAGAMLIVRTNSVHTFGMRFAIDVAYLDRSFTVRSVVTMRPGRLGMIRPRGRHVLEAEAGAMACWGLRPGVRVRVETDSGHGSPAGDLTAGPGPAE, encoded by the coding sequence ATGGGGAAATGGGCGGACGGGACGGGGACACTGGCGACGGACACGGTCCGGGAGGTGCCGCTGGAGGTCGCGGCCTCGTACCGCGCGCGCCGACGGGGACTGCTCGGGCGGGACGGCGTCGCGGGGGCGATGCTCATCGTCCGGACGAACAGCGTGCACACCTTCGGGATGCGGTTCGCGATCGACGTCGCCTATCTGGACCGGTCGTTCACGGTCCGCTCCGTCGTCACGATGCGGCCCGGACGGCTCGGCATGATCCGGCCGCGCGGCCGGCACGTCCTGGAGGCGGAGGCGGGCGCGATGGCGTGCTGGGGGCTGCGGCCGGGGGTACGCGTGCGCGTGGAGACGGATTCCGGGCACGGGTCCCCGGCCGGGGACCTCACGGCGGGCCCGGGCCCAGCAGAGTGA